The following DNA comes from Limnobacter sp. SAORIC-580.
GCTGGCTGACCCAGAAGAAGGTGAAAGCCTTCATGCTGGTCAAGCCCATAAGCAGGTTGATCAGAAAGAAAGGGAACACGGGCACCAAGCGCAGCGTGAACAGGTAAAAAGCGCCCTCTTTTTCAACCCCTTCATTGATCGCTTTCAGGCGGTTACCAAACTTGGCTTGCACAGAATCGCGCAGCAGGTAACGTGCACCAATAAAGGCGAGCGTGGCACCAATGGTGGATGCAAACGACACCAAAATCAAACCTTGCAGCAAACCGAACAAGGCGCCTGCAGCCAGGGTCATGACTGCAGCACCTGGAATTGAAAAGGCGGTAACGACGACATAGGCTGCAAAGAACACACCAGCAACCAGCCAAGGCGATTCGGTCTGGAATTCACGAAACTGCTCCAGACGGCTTTTCAGGCTGTCGAGTGTGAGCAAACTGTGAAGATCGAAGGCAAACACCGCCACAACAGCTGCAACGATGAGCAGCAGAACAATTTTTTTCATTTCAATTCCTTGGTTTTTCTACGCAGTGTGTTGCCAATAATGCATGGTCTGGGCAACTTGTACAGTTAGTTTCGGCGAGTCGTACAAAAAAGTTACCTCGATCTGGAAAGATAGTCGCGTTAATCTAGGTCAACATGATGACAGATGTACTTCGACCATGAGCACAACCATTCATTCAATTTTTATCAGCCACGGTGCACCCACTTATGCACTGGAACCCGGCCTGCCCGGCCAAGCCCTGGAAACCCTGGGACAACAACTGCTTGCCCAAGGCACGCGCGCATTGATTGTTCTGAGCCCCCATTGGCGTAGCGCCAAGCTGGCAGTGACCAGCCACGAGGCGCCCGTGATTGTTCATGACTTTTATGGTTTTCCAAAACCGCTGTACGAACTGAAACCGGAAATTTGCGGTGCGCCTGAACTGGCATCGCAACTTGCAACACATTTGGCCGAACACCGTTTAAGCGCCGAATTGCGCCCACAACAAGGTTTTGATCATGGGGCCTGGGTGCCCTACATTCACCTGTTCCCAAATGGTGGCCCGCCCATGTTGCAACTCAGCATGCCGGTGGACTGGAATGGCGAAACTGCATTGAGTATTGGTGCTTTGGTGGGTGAATTTGCCCGCAACAAGAAAGCGGTGGTAATTGGAAGTGGCAGCTTGACGCACAATTTTGATGACATGGACCTGCGCGCCGCAAAGACAGGAGATGGTGGGCAGGCGCAAAACCTGCCTTATGTACACGAGTTCAATACATGGGTTCAGGAACGCCTGCAGGCAGGTGACAGCAAGGCGATTGCGCACGCAGAGTTTGACGCACCGCACTTTGCACGGGCCCACCCGGACGACGACCACTACCTGCCCCTGCCTTTTACCATGGGTGCAGCGACGAACAACTTCAAGGTCAATGTGCTGCCCGAGGATGTGCGTTACAAAGCCCTGTCGATGCAAAGCTTTGCATTCACCGCTTAACCTAGTCGGCTAATATCAAGACAGCTGAGTGGCACTGCAGTTGATTGTCTCAGGCAGCACACCGTCTTGCAGGGCTTTTTTCAGCGACTCTACACCCCGGCCCCACAAAGGTACCTGCGTAGGCTGGCCCTGCACGGTGGGCACAGTGAGTGGATCTTGCGCGGCTTCACCGTATTGATTAATGGCGCGCACCAGATCAAGGTGACGCACCCACACCCACTGATTGCGTTCTATGTCCACACACTGACGGGTTTGAGCGATGTCATCAACTGATTTGAAAGGCACCTGCGCGGTGTACAGGTGAAACGGCACACCGGGCGAGATGGAAGGGCCTTTGAGCTGACTGATGTCGATGTCAGCACTGCTGTATACGCAATTGGATTCTTCGGTGAACTCTCGAACAGCAGTTTGTGCGGGCGACTCGCCCTTCTGCGCACTGCCGCCCAACGTGGCCCAAGCGCGGCGCGTGGGGTGCGGATCAAATGCCATTAAATGCACAGCCTCGCCGGCCACACAACTGTAGGCGATCAGCCCGGCAGGCGGCGCGTTGCTCGATGAGCATGCAACAAGCGTGAACAACAGCGGCACTACAAACAACAAACGCATGGTGAAAGCAATCCTGAATGTGGAGTGCTCATTATTACCTGCTTACATGACACCTTGCGAGATCAGGCACCCATCCAGCCCAATGCAATGGCTGTAAGCACGGTGGATACACCGGCCGTGTAAATTGTTTTCAGTTTTCCAGTCATTTTGATGCTCTCCGGAATCATTTCATTACAAACCACAAATGCCATCGCACCGGCGGCAAAAGCCATTGAAGCGGGCGTACCCATGGCCCATGAATCGGCAGTAATTACACCCAAACCAGCGCCCAGTGGTTCAACCAACCCTGTGGCCAATGCGGCCAGCGCAGCAAGCGCTTTGTGCACGCCAATGCTCCACAAGGCTGTGGCCACGATCAAGCCTTCCGGAATGTTTTGCAAACCGATCGAGAATGCCGTGCCGGATGCACCGTTCAGGTTGCCTGCACTGGCACCCACTGCAAAACCTTCCGGTACGTTGTGCAAAGCAATGGCAATGGTCATCAGCAAGGCCATGCGCAGGCGTTGATTGCCCGCCATTTCCGGGCCTGCCACGGGGTGTTCATGCGGCAGGGTTTGGTCTAGCACTGTCATCACACCGTAGCCTGCTGCTGTGGCTACCAGCACCACCATCAAAGCGCCTTCCGTTTGAATGGCAGGGATAAACAGGGACATGACCGCTGCGGCTGCCATCATGCCGCCTGCGATCGCAATAAACAAACCCAGGCCTTTGTCATCAATTTTCTTCATGACCAGCAAAGCCATGCCACCAAGGCCGGTGGCCGCACCGGCAATGGCCGAAAACTCGACAGCCTGAAGCTTGGAGGGGCTTGCCGCAATGTACTGAACCGCAGCCCAAACCGCAGGTGCCCCTTGTGTGACGATGAGGTACAAACCCAGCGCAACAATCAGAATTCCCACCACGCCACGCGCAGCGCGAAACGCACGAACGGCGTCCAGCCCAGCGTGGTCGGCGATGTTCAGACCCACAATTTTGGTCATTTGATGAAAACTCATGGCGGGCTCCTGTGCTTCAAAGACTTGATTACACAGTTAGATTGCCCGAGAGAATATTATTCGTCTAACGGATAATTTCTTTAAAGTTAATCGCTTTTACCGATTAATGGCGCAGGTTCTGAAGCCGGACAACACGTCTTGCCGATCCGGTTGAAAATAGTTGCGGTATTTGGGGTGAACCATTTCGGCAGAAGTGGCCCAACTTGCTCCCTTCAGTACCTTTCGATCATGAAACCAGGGTTTGGAGTAATCGACGTAAGGGTGCATTTTGAACCCGTCGAATGGCAAAAAGGTATTGGCAGTCCATTCCCACACCTGCCCCCACTGCATATTGGCTTGTGTGTGTGCGGCGTATTCCCATTCAGCCTCAGTGGGCAGCCTGCGGCCCGCCCACTGGCAATACGCCTGGGCATCCAGCCAACTGATGTTCTCGGCTGGTGCACTCAGCTTGAGCGGTGTTTTTTGACCATAACCCAGATTAATCCAGCCATCGTTTTCAAATGCAACAAAAGCAGGCATGGGGTGTTGGGTGGCCTGTACAAATTCAAGATACTGCGCCCAGCTGACCGGGCGTGAATCGATGGTGAATGCCTGTAACTGCACCACACAGGCGGGTACTTCGTTGTCGAATGCAAAACCCTCACCCTGCCAGCCGAGGGTCCACTGGCTGGCCGGAAGGTGAAGCTGAACTGATTCGCTGCACTCCTGCACGCCGGGCCGGCATGCGTTGTGGGGGCGCAATTGGATGTTCAGCAACTTGGCCATGAAAACCGCAGCTTCGTTGTGCATTTGTTCATGCAACACACACAAGCGGAAAAAATAAAGGTACTGGTCGGCATTACCAGGGTCGCTGGCGCACAACGCGTCAGCCTGCTCCAGCAACTTCAAGGTGTCGCACAGCGAGGCGGCCAGATAATCAAGGGTGCCTTGCAAATCGGGCAAGCCGATTTCCCAGCGGGTGTCGTGTGCAATGGTGCTTGAATTCAGGCGTGCATCGGCATTGAACAGGCGAGACTCCCGTTTGGGTGCATCGGGATTGCACTGCACACCCAAGGCCCAGTCGGGGTTTCGGGCCAGCCACCAGTCTTGAAACCAGGCCACATGGCACAACTCCCAAAGTGGCGGGTTCAATTCAGGGCGACGAGGCACCTTGCAGTCCGAACCCAAAGCGGCCACGTAGTCCTCCAGCAAACCCAAGGTGCGCTCGCGCGTGCGCAACAAAGCGTCGCGAAGAAATGCGGCGTTCGCTGTTCGGGCCAACTGGGCTGGATTGATGCGGCTGTTCACAAAGACACTGCGGTGATGAGGACACGATAAGTGTACGACAAATGGATACAATGAAAGCAATCGGAAATGTCGATCAAGAAGGAATGAACACACTGAACACCCAAGCCAGCGCCCTTTCATTGAAGCAACTCAGCTATTTGCTGGCCGTGGCTGAAACACTCAACTTCACCCGGGCGGCCGAGCGGTGTTTTGTGACGCAATCTACTTTGTCAGGCGGGATTGCCGAACTTGAGCGCACACTGGGTGTGCAATTGGTAGAACGCGACCGCCAGCGGGTAGCACTGACGCCAGTGGGTGTAGAAGTGGTGGAGCGTGCACAAAGTATTTTGTCGGCCAGCCGCGACCTGGTGGCGCGCGCGCAAATGGCAGCCGACCCCGCCAGCGGAGAATTCCGGCTGGGCATCATACCGACCATTGCGCCCTTTTTGCTCGGTGCAATTTTAAGCAAAACCAGAACCGGCTTTCCTGATTTGATACTACGCGTGCGCGAAAGCCAAACCGCAGCCTTGCTTCAAGAACTGGAACTCGGCGAACTGGATGCCGCGCTGATAGCCCTGCCCATCGATTTGGGCAAACTGAAGGCTTTTCCGCTGTTTGAAGAACCCTTGCGATTGGTCGCCCACAGAAACGACGCCCTATGTAAAACCACGGGTGTACGCCTGCGCGAGGTGGACACTCGCCGCCTGCTG
Coding sequences within:
- a CDS encoding DODA-type extradiol aromatic ring-opening family dioxygenase, encoding MSTTIHSIFISHGAPTYALEPGLPGQALETLGQQLLAQGTRALIVLSPHWRSAKLAVTSHEAPVIVHDFYGFPKPLYELKPEICGAPELASQLATHLAEHRLSAELRPQQGFDHGAWVPYIHLFPNGGPPMLQLSMPVDWNGETALSIGALVGEFARNKKAVVIGSGSLTHNFDDMDLRAAKTGDGGQAQNLPYVHEFNTWVQERLQAGDSKAIAHAEFDAPHFARAHPDDDHYLPLPFTMGAATNNFKVNVLPEDVRYKALSMQSFAFTA
- a CDS encoding NUDIX hydrolase produces the protein MRLLFVVPLLFTLVACSSSNAPPAGLIAYSCVAGEAVHLMAFDPHPTRRAWATLGGSAQKGESPAQTAVREFTEESNCVYSSADIDISQLKGPSISPGVPFHLYTAQVPFKSVDDIAQTRQCVDIERNQWVWVRHLDLVRAINQYGEAAQDPLTVPTVQGQPTQVPLWGRGVESLKKALQDGVLPETINCSATQLS
- a CDS encoding ZIP family metal transporter, yielding MSFHQMTKIVGLNIADHAGLDAVRAFRAARGVVGILIVALGLYLIVTQGAPAVWAAVQYIAASPSKLQAVEFSAIAGAATGLGGMALLVMKKIDDKGLGLFIAIAGGMMAAAAVMSLFIPAIQTEGALMVVLVATAAGYGVMTVLDQTLPHEHPVAGPEMAGNQRLRMALLMTIAIALHNVPEGFAVGASAGNLNGASGTAFSIGLQNIPEGLIVATALWSIGVHKALAALAALATGLVEPLGAGLGVITADSWAMGTPASMAFAAGAMAFVVCNEMIPESIKMTGKLKTIYTAGVSTVLTAIALGWMGA
- the senA gene encoding selenoneine synthase SenA; amino-acid sequence: MNSRINPAQLARTANAAFLRDALLRTRERTLGLLEDYVAALGSDCKVPRRPELNPPLWELCHVAWFQDWWLARNPDWALGVQCNPDAPKRESRLFNADARLNSSTIAHDTRWEIGLPDLQGTLDYLAASLCDTLKLLEQADALCASDPGNADQYLYFFRLCVLHEQMHNEAAVFMAKLLNIQLRPHNACRPGVQECSESVQLHLPASQWTLGWQGEGFAFDNEVPACVVQLQAFTIDSRPVSWAQYLEFVQATQHPMPAFVAFENDGWINLGYGQKTPLKLSAPAENISWLDAQAYCQWAGRRLPTEAEWEYAAHTQANMQWGQVWEWTANTFLPFDGFKMHPYVDYSKPWFHDRKVLKGASWATSAEMVHPKYRNYFQPDRQDVLSGFRTCAINR
- a CDS encoding hydrogen peroxide-inducible genes activator, encoding MDTMKAIGNVDQEGMNTLNTQASALSLKQLSYLLAVAETLNFTRAAERCFVTQSTLSGGIAELERTLGVQLVERDRQRVALTPVGVEVVERAQSILSASRDLVARAQMAADPASGEFRLGIIPTIAPFLLGAILSKTRTGFPDLILRVRESQTAALLQELELGELDAALIALPIDLGKLKAFPLFEEPLRLVAHRNDALCKTTGVRLREVDTRRLLLLEKGHCLRDHTVSACSAKQREANNNDSNPVEASSLATMVQLVNSGLGCALLPDMAIRAGLLHKTEVKQIELAAPLPSREIALVTRNSHPKLHFIETALCPLLKACQPG